The Deltaproteobacteria bacterium region GAAAAAAAGAATGAAGCCGTCGACAAAATAAAAAACGAACTCAAACGCTTAGGTCTTTAACCCGATAGGACTACATGGCACACCATAAAAACTATCCCCCAATTTCATACTCTGAATATCTAAAAACTGAATCGCTGCTAGATCTTCAATCGCCTCGAAGTCTAACGTTCGGAAACGAAGCGCACGATGAAATGCTGTTCATCATTGTCCACCAAACTTATGAGCTTTGGTTTCGCCAAATTCTTCATGAAATCGATTCAGTTTTAGCCGTCTTCCAACAAAAAGTGGTTCAAGAAGAGGACATGGGTCGAGTCGTAAGTAGACTTACGCGAATTGTGGAAATTCAAAGATTGCTTGTCGATCAAGTGGCGGTTCTAGAAACAATGACACCGCTGGATTTCCTCGAATTTCGAGATATGCTCTACCCGGCAAGTGGTTTCCAATCTATTCAATGGCGTTTGATCGAAAACAAACTGGGACTTAAAGCTACCAACCGACTCAAATACAATGCCCAACCGTATTACGCGCACGCTGCTCCAGCGGATCAAAAGAAACTGCTCGAAAGCGAATCAACGCCGTCGCTGTTTGATCGGATCGATGCGTGGCTGTCACGGATGCCTTTTCTCGACTCAAAAGATTTCAATTTCGTAGAGCAGTACTCAGCTGCAGTTAAAGAAATGCTCGATCGAGACGAAGAAAGTATTCGCCGTTTTGCTAAGTCGGATGAAGACCTCAATCGAAACTTGAAAACGGTCGACGATTCGAAACGCGTATTCGAATGCTTGTTAGTGGAAGAAAAATATAAAACTCTTGTTGAAGCCGGCACATTCCGCCTCCAACATAAATCGATCCAAGCTGCAATTTTTATTCTACTGTATCGCGACCAACCGGTTTTTAGCTTGCCGTTTCAAATGCTAACCAAACTTCAAGACATCGATGAATTAATGACAACCTGGCGTTATCGGCATGCACTTATGGCTCACAGAATGTTGGGAACAAAAATCGGAACCGGCGGCTCAAGCGGGCACCAATATCTCAAGGCCGCAACAGATCACCACCGCGTTTTTAGCGATCTGTTTAATCTGGCCACTTTTCTAATTCCACGGTCTCAGCTACCCCATCTTCCAGAATCATTTTCTAGAAAGCTCGGCTTTCACCTCTAAAGTTTTCAAAAAGATGCGGTCCACTTCCTGATTTGATAGCCATTGGTCCGCATCTTTCTTTCCGATCTTCTTTTCGGCCTCGCGACAAAGATCTTCAAAAACAACATCCGTCGCGGCATGAGCGAGGCTAGGAAAAGCCCCATCATCAACTTCACCAACGCCGACAATCGATAGCGTCGACCAAAGCTCTTTCATTGCTGACGTGTACCTTTTCTCATTTTCTTTTCCCTGGAGGTCCGTAGCGCGTCGAATTTCTTTCGTCGAAAGTGGCGATTCCATCTCCAGAAGCTCAAGAATCTCTGAAGCAGACGAGTAGGAGGGGAAACGACTGTCACCGAACAACTGACGTCTTCTATTTTCTAGAGCGACCCACATGTGTTGAAAAAAAATTCGAGAAAAAAATGTGGCACGTCCGCGATACCACTTAGCGTAGATAACTTGTTTGGATTCTGCAAGTTCACGGCGAAGATGCCAGAGCTCCGCAACTCGATTGTCCGCGTCATCTGACCACTCCCACTTCATCACAGACTTGGGGTGGAGAACGCTCCATAACGATTTCGGTAGGTTTTTCCGGGGAATGGGAAAAACTAAAAGCCAGCCGTGGCGTTCGATCGCCTCTATCGACCTTTTCAAAAGTCGACTCACGCAAGACCTTGTTTATTTTCACATTCGATCCAGGTGAAAGCCGACGGAACTTCCCCTGACGCGTCAACAATCTTGCCGTCCAACAAAAGAGCTCTTACAAAACCCGCGTCCCCGCCGCCAATTTTCACCGGCTGGGCCAAAAGCGTGAAGAGACCCTCCGGAACTGAATCTAAACAAAGTCCCTCTAAAACTCCTAGCGACAAACGCCGCACGGCTTGGTGAGATTCAAGTGCCTTTGAGGTTTCAGGATCGATCGATGGGGTGTCGATTCCAATTAGCCGAACGCCGAGTCTTGCAACCTGCTCGATAAATTCGGAATCAAAACTTGCGAAGTCTGAATTCCAACTTTGCGGATCTGGAAAGGTTCCGGTCCAAACAAGAAGCCTACCAGGTAGCTCTTTTCCATCCCGCAGGGCCTCCCGAAAGCTTCCATCAAAACAGGCCTCGGTAATACGAGCACCACGGCTGACTTTCGCACGCACGACTAGCGCGGGCCCGATGTAAATGGATGGATCTCGATGGTCAATTCCTTCGCCGTCAGCGCTATAATGCGAAGCTGCATCCGCATGCGCACCGACGTGAAGCGTGGTCTGGATCGAACTCAAGGTGAGATGGTGCCCAGCTTCGAAGCTCATGGCAACGACTCGACGAAATGGTACGTCGCCAGGAAAAACTCCTGTCGATGCAGTCAAGGTTGGACTTAAATCGAAGACCCGCATCAGTCTAGCGTACCTATAAACTCAAGTACCTCTTCAGCATGACCGTCCACTTTCACCTTTCGCCACTCTTTCAAAATGAGTCCTTCCTCATCAATCACGAATGTAGACCTCTCGATTCCCATGAACTCTCGCCCGTAGAGTTTTTTCAGCTTGATCACATCAAACGAGCGACAAAAGCTTTCATCCTCATCGACAAGCAAATCAAATGTGAATCCACACTTTTCTTTAAAGCTCTCATGCGACTTCAAAGAATCCCTCGAAACTCCAAGCACAACAGTGTTTTTCGCCGCAAATTCACTTTTCAATCGCTTGAAATCTTGGCCTTCAACAGTACAGCCTGGGGTGTTGTCTTTCGGGTAAAAATAGATAACCACCCGACTTCCTTTAAAATCTTGAAGCGAAATATTTTTTCCGCCCGTCGCTGGCCGAATCATGGTCGTCGCCTTTTCGCCAACAAGGCTTGTGCCGGCCTCTCGAGCACCGGCAGCAAGTCGTTGAGCGGAAGTTCGTTTAACGGCGGCAGCGCGTTTGACGGTTTTTTTTCGGACAGTGCTACCCTTTTTGATCGTGGCCCGAGCCTTGGCTTTTTTTACCGATACGGGCTTAAGGGATTTCTTTGCGGCCAATTTGGATTTCTTTTTTAGCTTTGCCAAGGTCGAAAACCTCCATTTTTACTAAGCGTCACTTTTATGCTGCTCCAGCTTGCAGCAGTTCTGGTAGAAGAAAACATGGCTCAAGTGCGAAATTTGTTAAATTTAGAACCGCCCAGTCTTTTTCTTGAAGTCGAGTCGGCATTACGAAACGTGCTCGGCACTGCAGACCCAGCTAAACAAGCAGACAGTGTATTGCGACTTTCAAATCATTATGTTTCATCGCCTGATGCGCTCTCGCCTTGGCAGAAGGCCTGGGCCATGAATGCGCTTCTCAGCTACTATCACCCGTTGAACCAAAGTCGGGCTTACGGCGTCGCTAACCGCGGTGTTCAGCTTGGATTTTTTGAAGGAATCGAAACACTGTATGATTTCGGCGCCGGAACCGGAGCAGGCACTATTGGTATTCTTGCCGCGTGCCCGGAAATTAGGAAAGTGATCCTCAGCGATCATTCGACCGAGGTGCTGAAGGCGGCAAACTCTCTTTTTTCAAATCTTCGCTCACTCAAAGACGCTGGAATCAAGTGGGAGGCTCGGACAGAAACGCTCGAGGAAGGCATCGTACCAGTGGCCCCTTCTTCGTCATTGGCTCTTTTTTCTTATGTTCTCACTGAAGCAAACGCGATCGATCGCTTTGAGCGTTTTTTGAAACGCGGAAATCAACACTCATTCGAGGCCATCGCGATTTTAGAGCCTTCCACTTCTGCAGACGGCCGTCGCCTTCAGCGACTTCGCAGTGTGCTTTTGGAAAATGATTATCACATCTGGGCCCCGTGTACTCATGCCGACAAATGTCCACTTTTGGAAGAGTCCGATCGCGATTGGTGCCACGATCGCTTTCCACCTTTTTTACCGGTCTGGTGGAAAAATCTTGAGGCAGGGCTGCCCATGAAAAATCAATCGCTCACTGTCTCGTACCTATTAGCGCGAAAAAAAGCACCTTCTGACAGCAGGAAGTTTGTCCGTGTGACAGGTGATCCTCTGCACGAAAAGACCAAGATACGCCAGCTAATTTGCCGCGGGCCGCATCGAGAATTCATAAGCTGGTTTCCATCTCGCTTTGAAAAACCAGCAGCAAAAGAACTGAAAGATTTTGATCTTGCACGGGGCGATCTGTTTCTTGATGACCAAAGATTTTGGAAAGATCAGCGAGGAGCAGAGCGAGGTCATGAGTACAGACTCACAGAAAATGAAGTTTATCAAATACGAGCTTCACTGGATGAATTGGCAATCAAACCATCGAGGTAAGCCAGCATAGAACGCATTTCCAGATGAACCATTGATGCCTGGTTTGCCACTTGCTCTCGCCATTCAGCAGAAGTGAAATCTTTCGAAAATCCATTTAAATCCGCCGGGACCTCCGGATAGAAGATTTTTGTGTACATGGAGAATCGCGCCATTGGGGTCGGCGGCAATGGAACCGTAACTCCTCCATTTTCCTTCAACCGGTTGCCAATAAACTTTTGCACAATTGACGGAAGCGGTAATTCAGAAATTTTTGTCGTCAAATTCTCATTCAACGGCACATTAAGCCCCCAACGCTCCGAACCTCGATGCACGCACAAAAGAATCGGGGTGTTCGTTCTCATCGAAATTTCAACAAATCTGTCGGAACGAAATGGCTGAAGATTCATCGGGTCTCCAAAAAAACAGTTCGACCCTTCAGGGAAAACCACGAGGTCGGCGGTTTCTAGGTCTTCGAAGTGCTGCACGAGTTCTTCGAAGTTAAGAGGCCGATCACTTTGCGTGATAAACTTCGCCACATCCTTTAATCCTGGAATCGAATAAAAAAACCGGTCCATGACCGCAATCGGACGACGAGATCCACCACCTCGGGCCGCTAGCTGAGCCGTGAGTAAACAAGGTGCCGGGATCCAAGAAAGTGGAGAGGCATGATTGAATGCAACGATCAGGCGCGGGTGTTCACTCATCATCTGATCTAAAGGAACATCTGTGTGAAACTCAGTTTTTTTTGCGACTAGTTTCAAAACTGCGTTTGTCAGCGGCTCGTACTCTGAAAGGCGTCGAAGCTCAGTTTCCATGGTTCACGTCTACTTCGCTCCACGCCCTAGGTCGAGGCAGGCCTTGACGAAGCCCCTTGTGCCGCGTCAACTGTTACAAATGTCCGCAAAGCCCCGTACGAGCCTCGAAATTTTACTTCCCTACCTGCCTAGCTTTACAGGCCTTGTGTTTGTTTTCGCAGCATATACCGCGGCCGTGTTCGGCACTTCCGCTTCAGGTGTCCTCACCAAACTTCCTGCAGGAAATCACAGCCACAGTTTCAAGGTAGCTAAAAAGCTAAGTGCCGAAAAGCTATCAACACTTACTGTATTGCCCACTAGAGACGTCGCTTCGCCTTTAGAGACTGAATAAAAGCTTAAATCACCGCCGAGCGACAAAGAATCAGTTATCCAGTGGTTATAGCCCGCGATCGCACCTGCATGGAACGGAGATGCCGAGACCTGGTTGGGAGAAATGCCAAAATCCATTTTCGTTATGCCCAGCCGAACCCCGAAATAAGCTCCTTTCGCCTCGCCTTCGAAATGGTAAGTGCCTTCTACTCCGTAAAAATCCAAATCAAAAGCACCGACAACTCCAGCCTCATCTTTTTTTGACGTGAAGTAGTACGCTCCTAACCCAAGTTCCGTCCCGATTTTCGCTCCCGCGGTTATCCCCAGCTGAGTCCGCGCAGTTGTGCCGCTTTTGTTCGGAACCAATAGTCCACCCGCCCCGCCGATCCATAGAGCCTGTTCACCCTCTGCTGCAGCATTTGCCGAGCCCATTCCCGAAATCACAACAAGCGCAACTACCATTAGGGTCGACATTCCCGATGCCGCCATACTTACCAATGCCTTCATTTTAGTTTCAGTCCTGATCATTTCATCCTACTTTCGTTCGACAATTATTTACTGTCTCTTTCGGGATAAATTATGCTCTCATGAAGACATGTTCAGACAAGACTTCTGCAATGTGTTGAAGCGCAAAGTGTTCCAAGCCTCGCGGTTTCCGATATTTGCTGCCCTTTTGTTTCTCTGTAGCAATGGAAAAACCAATGTCGTTGGCGGCGATGCTCAGAATTTCAACCCAACCAGTAATGGGCTTGATTTTGTTACCGTACAAAGCTCAGAAACGCTTCGCCCTGGAATTTTCAACCTCGGTCTATTTTTGAACCATGCTGTGAATTCACTTCCCTACTTCGAAGCTTCGCCAGGAAATCGCCTTAACTTCACAGACAGTCTGACGTCGTTTGATTTCAACGCGGGTGTCGGACTTATGGACAATTGGGACGTAGGCTTCAGTCTTCCCCAAGTACTCCGACAGCAAGTCGAAGACGGCTCGGGGTCGCGTGGGGAATTTGCAGCGACTGGGATGACAGAGATTCGATTCAATACAAAATTTCGATTCTTGGGCGATGCTAACGGAGGCGTTGCAGCGATTTTGTCGACAAATTTGAATTTGATTGAAAACAACCCCTATGCGGGGCGAGATAGCGGACCAACATTTAATTTCGAACTTGCAGGCGACACGACTGTCCACCGCTGGGCGATCGGCGGCAATTTCGGTTATCGCGCGCGCTCAAAAGGAACGAAAATTCCTGGGTCTCTCGCTGATCCTCTTGGCAATCAGTGGATTGCTTCCGCAGCCGCTAGCTATCACTTCCCTGAGTACAGCACGAAAGTCATTTCGGAAATCTTCGGCGCTGTTCCAAGCGAATCAAGCGACAGCTTTGGTGAGCGCAGTCTCTCAAGCTTTGAGTGGTTGATCGGACTAAAATACGACGTGAACACAAATCTCGCGCTGCACGCGGGCGGTGGCACAGAGTTACTTCAAGGCGTGGCCTCTCCAGATTGGCGACTCTACGCTGGCCTTAATTATGCTTTCGGACCCATCGAAAAAGATCCACCAGTCAATCGACCTACAGCAGAAAAGGCCAGCGTCAGTTATTTAGAAGTTGTTCCGATCGGCGTGAAATCCTCTATCCAAGAGCGCTTTCGAACAAGATCCATTCGGTTTGAATTTGATTCGGACAGAATGATCGGCCGTTACGACGAAGTTCTGCGAGAATTGGCCGACGCACTTTCTCGTGGCTTTAAAATTCTCCGCGTGGAAGGCCACACTGATTCCGTTGGGCCAGCAAGCTACAACGAATCTCTTTCGCAAAAACGATCCATCGCAATTCGCAAACGATTGATCGAGAAATTCGGTCTCAACGGCAATAAAATTCAAGCAGTGGGATACGGCGAAACAAGGCCGATCGAAGATAACGGTAACTACCAAGGGCGCCAAGCAAATCGCCGAGTCGAGTTCGAAGTCGATCGATAAACGTTAAAACTTCTAGACGCCAGATTGGCACTGGGCTTGGCATTTTTTCCAGTCCAAAACCAGCCACCTCCCCAGCGCCACCTATAAGCGCCGACTTGGACCGTCATGGCGGACCATTCTGTCAAAATCTCATTGGATGGCCCTTGGCCCCAAATATGCCTTTGAAGCAGTCATATGAAACATTCCCCTACTCCCCTAAATTCCATCAAAATCGCTCTTTTGTCGGCTCTCATTGGCTCAAGCCTAACCGTTTCGGCAACCGCCTTAGGAAATGAGGGTTTTCAAAGTCCACTTCAGCGATCAGCCTCCGTATCCTCACTCATTCAGGTCGAGGGGCTCTCACAAGCCGAGAAAACTCGTCTTCGAGGTTTTCTGCGAACAGCAGCCTACGGTGAAAGTGCGCCAGGAGCCGTGAGGATTTCCGCAAACCTCCTGGATGCTGTCGCTAATGATGGACGTGGGTCTACACGCAAAGCGAAACCAAAACCGAATGATGACGGTGAGTGCTTTTTCCAGGTCCCGGAACGCTTTTCGCTTTTCAAAGCGACCACTGACAGAGATCCATGTGCTGGCCTCGGGACACTTTTAATTGCAGATACCGAAACCCAAATCCTTTACCTCTGCAAGAACGGAAAGTCCGTTAAAGACTTCGACTTTGCAAAAGGATGGAATGGTACCGCAAAGCGGGAAGAAGGCGACGAACGAACGCCACTCGGCGTCTACAACATCAAGGCTCCGCAGAAATCTTCAAGTGGGTTTCATAAATTCATCCACATCAGCTATCCGACCCCGCACCAGAAAAGCCAAGGCTATACTGGCTCGAATGTCGGCATTCACGGTCCAAGCCGATGGGCGCGATGCCTCGGAAGACTTAACACCTACGTTTTTGATTGGACAAACGGTTGCATCGCCGTTGGGAGCGACCGCGAAATTGACGAAGTCAGTCGCTTCGTAGAAGAAAACACAGTCACGAAACTCGCTGTGTATCCGCTGGAAGAAACAGGGAACTCACTTGCGAAATAGCACCGCCGCCCACTTCTTGAATCTTCACGGCTTCATGAAAGGTCTTCAGTCGAACTAAAAGACCGCCCAACCAACGAGGCCCAAACGCAATTAAGCGAGGAATCAGCAGTAAAATTTTCGAAATCTCCTGGCCCAAGGATTGCCTTACCTCGCACCCAGAAGAAATTAAGAATTTAAAACTGAAATCGTTTTGTCATTTATTATTAGGAGTTCAAAAATGAAAGTGAACGCACTTCGACGAGCACAAACAGCCCTACTGGCGATCACGATCGCCTCTTTGGCAACTGCGTGTTCAAAGTCTGAACTAACACAATCTGATAAAGTTGCTTCGAACACGGGCTACGAAGTGACTGAAGAGCAAGTCGGGATCGTAGCTCAGTCAGAAGTAAAAGAATCCAAACGCTTCTTTATCTCTGCAGAATCTATTCGCGTTCGCGCGACACCTGAAACTGACACTGTTGAAAATGTCGTCGGCCGTCTTTACGTCAATGACCAAGTTGAAGTCATCGACGCAACCCCTGTCGGCAAAGATGCGCTTGTCAAAGTTCGGGTCATTTCTAGCACGTCCTCACTTCCCGGTGACAGCGAACTCTATGTGTCGTCGAAATACTTCAATGCAGAAAAAAAAGCGATCGACCCTGTTGCGACTTCGATTCAGGCACCAGCTGCTGACACTCCGAAAGTCATCGGTCAACGGGCGGCGAAAGCCAATCGCCTGTTCGTTGTCACAAACGTGGCGACAGAGAAGCTGCGCGTTTACGAGCGTTGTCTTCCAGCCGAAGGATGCGTTAACCGCATGATTCTCGAAACTGACGTTGTTAACGGTGAAGATGATGACGGAACTCGTACAAACGTCGGATTTTATCAAGTTCAATACTGGGTAAAGTTCTATGAAGTTTATCGTGACGGCGCAAAAACTTATCCGGCTTGGTACAAACCAGGGTACCCTGCGGTTCCAGAACCAGGAAACCGAACCGCTTGGTTTAACAGCTCTTACATGCCGAATGGCGAAGGCGACATGCGCGGAGCTTTTGGTTGGTACACGAAATTCGTTGGTCCGAATGCTAACGGCCAATGGACTCATGGCACAGCCGGCTGGGGAAAAGACAAAAAAGACTTCATTACCTTCAAAGAATCATTTTGGGGTAAACTTACGAACCTCTTCACCTCGATCCGAAGCCATGGTTGCACACGGGTCGACAACGAATCGATCGCCTACCTCCGAAGTCTCGTTCCAGTTGGTACGCCGTTGATCAAAATTTATGCGCGTGAAGCATATCGCGATCCGGCTCGTTCAATGTATCCGAAAAACGCTGGGCGATGGGAATACATCCTCACGAAAAATGGACATCAGGCGAAAAACAACCACCAGCTAGCAGATCGCCAAACCGTTCTTAATGAAGGCACTCCACGATCAGAGTGGCTAGACCAAGGGGTTTATGACGTTGATCAAACACCAGATGTAGCAGACGGCGATCTCTATAGTCTTGGTGGTTCGTCCTTCCGCGGTCACTTTGTCGTGGACGAAGGAACAGTCGTTAACTACCAACATCCATCGGGCATGAAACGCGGTGGCTACAGTGACCGGCTTGTTCCAGATTACATGGTTTCAAACAACGCTGATGTAAAAGGTGAAACGAATAAAGATCGCGGGGAACCACGCAACAATGGAAACAACCATTTTAACAATGACTGGCACAATAACTACGGCGGCGGCTAAATCTTAAATTGTCAGATAATTGCCCGATGGTTTTCAGGGGCGAAAAAAGGCCATCTCCGAACGAGATGGCCTTTTGCTTTTCAAAGAAATCGCCCCTTGATGTCGATCGAAGATTCTTTTCCGATTTTCTCGAAGCTCTTTTCGATCCAACCATCTGCCGATTTGCGGCCCATTTCATACAAGTGCTTTAGAAACTGAGGCTCAATCAAAACTTTAGTAGCAGACCCAAGGCGCATCAACTCTACTTCGCTTTCAATCATGTGAACTAAGATCGGGCGATAGCGCTCACCGTCCAGGGCTCCCTTTTGAATCAATCGATTCACAAAATGCACCGCTCGCATTTCACTGGCAAGACTGGCATTAAAGGAAATCTCAGACATTCGGTCTTGAATTTCAAATACTGATTTTGGGACCGACTCTCGCTTGATCGGATTGATTTGCACGATCACGATGTCTTGCGAATCGCACTCGTAAAACAGGGGATACAGTGCCGGATTCCCTACGAAGCCGCCATCCCAGTAATGTTGATTATCAACTTCGACCGCATGGAACATCAACGGTAGCGCCGTACTCGCCATCAGAGCAGCTTGTGTCATTTCCTCTCGTCGGAAGACACGTATATGACCTGTTTCGATGGACGTCGCCGATACAAATATTTTCATCGAATCAAGCGAACGAACGGCCTCAAAATCGACATGCTTCGCAATCAGCTCTCTAAGCGGATTAATGTTCATTGGGTTCCACTGGTACGGGGAAACCAAATGCGTGAAAGACGCAAACAGATGATAGGACCAGGAAAGATCAAATCCGAAGCGGCCAAATACCACATCCAGAGGGTGGCGCCGGTAAGGTGTCAGTTGGTGCATTTCTCCAACCGCAAGCCAGAAATCTCGAAGTGCCAATCGAGCTCCATCGCGACCGCCTTGCGCCAGACCTGAAGCCATAACTAGTCCGTTCACTGCACCTGCAGAGGTCCCCGAAAGTCCATCGAACTCAAGTCTCGGATCTTCCAATAGACGATCTAAAACTCCCCACGTGAAAGCTCCGTGGGAGCCGCCTCCCTGAAGGGCAAGATTGATTTTCTTCGTCATCTGATTTCCGCCTCCCGCACTAATTGAGCTCAGCATTTTTACCACTCAAAGTAAAAACCCGCTGGTTTAGTATCAACGAGAGACACTTAAAGCCTCAAAGAGAGACTTTACTCCACCAGACTGAAGTCAGAGGTAACTGGACCCGATGAGCAAATGTGAGATCCGCTAAAGGAATATTCAATATAAAGAACTTCGATCGCGATGGGAGCGAGCTCCTAGTGGGCGACAGAGTTGGCTTTGTGATGCGCGGATGGTTCTTACCGCGGGAACAAGAGT contains the following coding sequences:
- a CDS encoding cyclase family protein; this encodes MTASTGVFPGDVPFRRVVAMSFEAGHHLTLSSIQTTLHVGAHADAASHYSADGEGIDHRDPSIYIGPALVVRAKVSRGARITEACFDGSFREALRDGKELPGRLLVWTGTFPDPQSWNSDFASFDSEFIEQVARLGVRLIGIDTPSIDPETSKALESHQAVRRLSLGVLEGLCLDSVPEGLFTLLAQPVKIGGGDAGFVRALLLDGKIVDASGEVPSAFTWIECENKQGLA
- a CDS encoding L,D-transpeptidase family protein → MKHSPTPLNSIKIALLSALIGSSLTVSATALGNEGFQSPLQRSASVSSLIQVEGLSQAEKTRLRGFLRTAAYGESAPGAVRISANLLDAVANDGRGSTRKAKPKPNDDGECFFQVPERFSLFKATTDRDPCAGLGTLLIADTETQILYLCKNGKSVKDFDFAKGWNGTAKREEGDERTPLGVYNIKAPQKSSSGFHKFIHISYPTPHQKSQGYTGSNVGIHGPSRWARCLGRLNTYVFDWTNGCIAVGSDREIDEVSRFVEENTVTKLAVYPLEETGNSLAK
- a CDS encoding tryptophan 2,3-dioxygenase: MAHHKNYPPISYSEYLKTESLLDLQSPRSLTFGNEAHDEMLFIIVHQTYELWFRQILHEIDSVLAVFQQKVVQEEDMGRVVSRLTRIVEIQRLLVDQVAVLETMTPLDFLEFRDMLYPASGFQSIQWRLIENKLGLKATNRLKYNAQPYYAHAAPADQKKLLESESTPSLFDRIDAWLSRMPFLDSKDFNFVEQYSAAVKEMLDRDEESIRRFAKSDEDLNRNLKTVDDSKRVFECLLVEEKYKTLVEAGTFRLQHKSIQAAIFILLYRDQPVFSLPFQMLTKLQDIDELMTTWRYRHALMAHRMLGTKIGTGGSSGHQYLKAATDHHRVFSDLFNLATFLIPRSQLPHLPESFSRKLGFHL
- a CDS encoding patatin-like phospholipase family protein; protein product: MTKKINLALQGGGSHGAFTWGVLDRLLEDPRLEFDGLSGTSAGAVNGLVMASGLAQGGRDGARLALRDFWLAVGEMHQLTPYRRHPLDVVFGRFGFDLSWSYHLFASFTHLVSPYQWNPMNINPLRELIAKHVDFEAVRSLDSMKIFVSATSIETGHIRVFRREEMTQAALMASTALPLMFHAVEVDNQHYWDGGFVGNPALYPLFYECDSQDIVIVQINPIKRESVPKSVFEIQDRMSEISFNASLASEMRAVHFVNRLIQKGALDGERYRPILVHMIESEVELMRLGSATKVLIEPQFLKHLYEMGRKSADGWIEKSFEKIGKESSIDIKGRFL
- a CDS encoding peroxiredoxin; this encodes MIRPATGGKNISLQDFKGSRVVIYFYPKDNTPGCTVEGQDFKRLKSEFAAKNTVVLGVSRDSLKSHESFKEKCGFTFDLLVDEDESFCRSFDVIKLKKLYGREFMGIERSTFVIDEEGLILKEWRKVKVDGHAEEVLEFIGTLD
- a CDS encoding OmpA family protein, yielding MFRQDFCNVLKRKVFQASRFPIFAALLFLCSNGKTNVVGGDAQNFNPTSNGLDFVTVQSSETLRPGIFNLGLFLNHAVNSLPYFEASPGNRLNFTDSLTSFDFNAGVGLMDNWDVGFSLPQVLRQQVEDGSGSRGEFAATGMTEIRFNTKFRFLGDANGGVAAILSTNLNLIENNPYAGRDSGPTFNFELAGDTTVHRWAIGGNFGYRARSKGTKIPGSLADPLGNQWIASAAASYHFPEYSTKVISEIFGAVPSESSDSFGERSLSSFEWLIGLKYDVNTNLALHAGGGTELLQGVASPDWRLYAGLNYAFGPIEKDPPVNRPTAEKASVSYLEVVPIGVKSSIQERFRTRSIRFEFDSDRMIGRYDEVLRELADALSRGFKILRVEGHTDSVGPASYNESLSQKRSIAIRKRLIEKFGLNGNKIQAVGYGETRPIEDNGNYQGRQANRRVEFEVDR
- a CDS encoding L,D-transpeptidase; this encodes MKVNALRRAQTALLAITIASLATACSKSELTQSDKVASNTGYEVTEEQVGIVAQSEVKESKRFFISAESIRVRATPETDTVENVVGRLYVNDQVEVIDATPVGKDALVKVRVISSTSSLPGDSELYVSSKYFNAEKKAIDPVATSIQAPAADTPKVIGQRAAKANRLFVVTNVATEKLRVYERCLPAEGCVNRMILETDVVNGEDDDGTRTNVGFYQVQYWVKFYEVYRDGAKTYPAWYKPGYPAVPEPGNRTAWFNSSYMPNGEGDMRGAFGWYTKFVGPNANGQWTHGTAGWGKDKKDFITFKESFWGKLTNLFTSIRSHGCTRVDNESIAYLRSLVPVGTPLIKIYAREAYRDPARSMYPKNAGRWEYILTKNGHQAKNNHQLADRQTVLNEGTPRSEWLDQGVYDVDQTPDVADGDLYSLGGSSFRGHFVVDEGTVVNYQHPSGMKRGGYSDRLVPDYMVSNNADVKGETNKDRGEPRNNGNNHFNNDWHNNYGGG